Proteins encoded together in one Xenopus laevis strain J_2021 chromosome 6L, Xenopus_laevis_v10.1, whole genome shotgun sequence window:
- the xfo1-1.L gene encoding LOW QUALITY PROTEIN: zinc finger protein OZF (The sequence of the model RefSeq protein was modified relative to this genomic sequence to represent the inferred CDS: deleted 1 base in 1 codon), producing MDSDGASPLVESEILQIKIKEEEPDSEDHQNPMKSSAAPLTDGGYLQTVPKREVETEESDNKDHLASVKREMDSLAASPLAESEVLQIKEEEPNPEDHVTPIEVLEVKIAEEDDYSSDTETPNISPASDVTYGNNELDQVKNPPHSSGILRQPKQRKSLTNPEFVSGPRYETRAASSNSQDFICNTCGKGFSASQDLLTHVCARISYETLRNKATNLQRESNSNYDVTPTGEFRCRECDKSFSYKMGVINHARVHTGEKPFPCSECGKCFTLKCNLQKHLKIHSGEKPFTCLECGKSFTQKVGLQVHQNMHAGVKPFTCTECGKSFPKKSTLLRHGKSHTVERTCMRCSKSVTQKRSHDDQAEEKPFTCTECEKKINYMKQLPYKCTECGDSFFHNSHLVIHRRVHEREKLFKCKECGETFSNRKLLEKHEKLHSASSTEGPGVCGETESEGGNVL from the exons GTTATTTACAGACAGTTCCCAAACGTGAAGTAGAAACTGAAGAGTCGGACAATAAGGATCATCTGGCGTCAGTGAAGAGGGAAATGGATTCATTGGCAG CTTCCCCATTGGCTGAATCAGAAGTGTTACAGATAAAGGAGGAAGAACCCAACCCTGAGGATCACGTGACCCCAATAGAAGTGTTAGAAGTTAAAATTGCTGAAGAGG ATGATTACTCAAGTGACACTGAAACACCCAATATCTCCCCAGCGTCAGACGTCACTTATGGGAACAATGAGTTGGATCAGGTCAAGAATCCGCCGCACAGTTCTGGGATATTGCGGCAGCCGAAACAGCGCAAATCACTGACTAACCCAGAGTTTGTGTCCGGCCCGAGATATGAGACCCGCGCAGCCAGCTCCAACTCCCAGGACTTTATCTGCAATACATGTGGGAAAGGCTTTTCAGCGAGTCAGGACCTTCTCACCCACGTCTGTGCCCGGATTTCCTATGAGACTCTGCGCAACAAAGCCACAAATCTGCAGAGGGAGAGTAATAGTAACTATGATGTGACCCCCACAGGGGAATTCCGCTGCAGGGAATGCGACAAAAGCTTCTCCTATAAGATGGGAGTTATTAATCACGCAAgggttcacacaggggagaaaccattcccATGCTCCGAATGTGGCAAATGCTTCACCCTGAAGTGCAACCttcaaaaacacctgaaaatccacagcggagagaaaccattcacctgcttAGAATGCGGGAAGAGTTTCACCCAGAAGGTGGGACTTCAAGTTCACCAGAATATGCACGCGGGGGTGAAACCATTTacctgcacagaatgtgggaaaagcttccCGAAGAAAAGCACCCTCCTGAGACACGGGAAGAGTCACACGGTGGAGAGGACGTGTATGAGGTGCAGTAAGAGCGTCACACAGAAGCGTTCCCATGACGATCAGGCTgaggagaaaccattcacctgcacaGAGTGTGAGAAGAAAATCAATTATATGAAGCAGCTGCCGTACAAATGCACAGAGTGTGGCGACAGCTTCTTTCACAACAGTCACCTGGTCATTCACCGGAGAGTTCACGAAAGGGAGAAACTGTTCAAATGC AAAGAGTGCGGGGAGACGTTCTCTAATAGGAAACTGCTGGAGAAACACGAGAAACTGCACTCTGCTAGTAGCACTGAGGGGCCTGGGGTCTGCGGGGAAACAGAGAGTGAAGGGGGAAATGTGTTATAG